One Spinacia oleracea cultivar Varoflay chromosome 4, BTI_SOV_V1, whole genome shotgun sequence DNA segment encodes these proteins:
- the LOC110779063 gene encoding uncharacterized protein: MDNGTKEWWMAAKWSEEYERGVNEYIKRAFSAKSEGNQICCPCGSCHYRYWCHEKVVRDHLVCNGFVPREDKLSELGIHFEREIPTCNADEQSNQDDLDDDLVGLLHDARDAFREGPNDEAKKFFQLLEGGQEELYPGCKTHSKLSFMIKLFIIKCDHKLTNGAYADIADLVREAFPDAKLPKSFNEAKSALKVLGLNYTKIDACPNDFMMYWEEHANATSCHVCDTPRWKSNDTENDTPLENGKVHRIPKKILRYFPIKRRLLRLFMCQETASNMTWHTSGRENDHLLHHPVDGKAWKEFDSLYPKFAEDPRNVRLGLATDGFSPFNSMSIAHSTWPVILINYNLPPWMIMKPEFLMLALLIPGPSSPGNDIDIYLQPLIKDLKELWEFGLETYDSSSNQRFDMRAALMTTVSDFPAYAMLSGWSTKGYFACPDCHYDTDYERLDFSKKNCYRATRRFLDPAHPWRYNKRNFDGVIEERSEHIPLKGTDVEYMLRDFPNEFGKKRKKTRGDEDDPVPWRKISILFQLPYWKHCSNRHNLDVMHIEKNVFDNVLGTLLDIPGKTRDHESARRDLVKMKIMPELQPKLVDGSEVFPRSRFWMSLEQKRKFCRVIKNAKLPQGYASNISRCVQVEDRKITGYKSHDAHFMMNYLLPIAVITTLPKDAATPLIRLCGFFKGIWSKTIDPGHLDILHSEIVEALCMLERIFPPAFFDIMVHLPVHLVKQIKLGGPVSSNCMYGIERYLHELKLDVRNKGRPEGSMEDGYQAKECIAFIARHLKRSNISTHDVNECTVSQSFLPKIGRPIKGKGRTSKKKHCGHMIDRITWAQAHRYVLFNCDCEDVERYINEHKMCVSSKRKRKWNSAQDHNKDFIDWFREKVELEVEEGQEIISDHLVWLSKGPSYVAKKHTGYSVNGYRFHTMKRDAKCVTQNSRVTLTAITHSFASSKDQNPVVGDVNYYGSIQDIVEISYHSHFSVVLFNCVWFHSEKDDDELIMVNTNKKISEGEPFILASQAHQMKANKANFPSPHHQVRVPEYERMRMENLKMNVDRMTAKGAGFLAKKILQEKLHGSGFPNGNGNNMVEESDDESTSEYDGGCNEDETTCNMEIENFTRHKKSFAEKLLPPDSVQVCCEWSASTSTRAHSVQLWLLDSAHQQAKYEVLAQSPTMGDFVKNNNPKQKHH, from the exons ATGGATAATGGAACTAAGGAGTGGTGGATGGCTGCCAAATGGAGTGAAGAATATGAACGAGGAGTAAACGAATATATTAAAAGGGCTTTTTCTGCCAAGTCTGAAGGAAACCAAATTTGTTGTCCATGTGGTAGTTGTCATTATCGTTATTGGTGTCATGAAAAAGTTGTGAGAGATCACCTAGTTTGCAATGGTTTTGTGCCAAGAGAGGACAAGTTGTCAGAATTAGGGATCCACTTTGAAAGAGAAATACCTACTTGCAATGCTGATGAACAGTCGAACCAAgatgatttggatgatgatcTAGTAGGGTTGTTACATGATGCACGTGATGCTTTTAGAGAGGGGCCGAATGATGAGGCAAAAAAGTTTTTCCAGTTACTTGAAGGAGGTCAGGAGGAATTGTATCCCGGGTGCAAGACGCATTCAAAACTTTCCTTTATGATCAAACTATTTATCATAAAGTGTGATCATAAGTTGACCAATGGTGCGTATGCTGATATTGCAGACCTTGTAAGGGAGGCGTTTCCTGATGCAAAATTGCCCAAGTCTTTTAATGAAGCGAAGAGTGCTTTAAAGGTGTTGGGGTTGAATTATACTAAGATAGATGCATGCCCCAATGATTTCATGATGTACTGGGAAGAGCATGCAAATGCCACAAGTTGCCATGTTTGTGATACGCCAAGATGGAAGTCGAATGATACAGAGAACGACACGCCACTTGAAAATGGAAAAGTCCATAGGATTCCCAAAAAGATCCTTAGGTACTTTCCAATAAAAAGAAGGTTGCTAAGGCTATTTATGTGCCAAGAGACCGCAAGCAACATGACATGGCATACTAGTGGGCGAGAAAATGATCATCTTTTACATCATCCAGTAGACGGAAAAGCATGGAAGGAGTTTGATTCTTTGTATCCAAAGTTTGCCGAGGATCCGCGCAATGTGAGGTTGGGGCTAGCTACTGATGGGTTTAGCCCATTCAATTCAATGAGCATTGCACATAGTACATGGCCAGTTATATTGATCAATTATAACTTGCCTCCATGGATGATTATGAAGCCAGAGTTTTTGATGTTAGCTTTACTTATCCCTGGCCCTTCTTCCCCCGGTAATGATATTGACATTTATTTGCAGCCACTAATAAAGGATCTAAAGGAATTGTGGGAGTTTGGTTTGGAAACTTATGATTCTTCAAGCAATCAAAGGTTTGACATGCGTGCAGCTTTGATGACCACCGTTAGTGATTTTCCAGCTTATGCAATGTTGTCCGGGTGGAGCACAAAAGGATATTTTGCATGCCCTGATTGTCACTATGACACTGATTATGAGAGATTGGATTTTAGCAAAAAGAATTGTTATAGGGCAACTCGTAGATTTCTTGATCCAGCTCATCCTTGGCGTTATAATAAGAGGAACTTTGACGGAGTGATTGAGGAAAGAAGTGAGCATATTCCTTTGAAAGGAACCGATGTTGAGTATATGTTGCGTGATTTTCCAAATGAATTTGGAAAGAAGCGAAAGAAAACGAGGGGTGATGAGGATGATCCAGTTCCATGGAGAAAGATATCCATACTTTTTCAGTTGCCATATTGGAAGCATTGTTCCAATCGCCATAATCTCGAcgtaatgcatattgagaaaaatgtgtttgATAATGTTCTTGGGACATTATTAGACATACCTGGAAAGACTAGAGATCATGAAAGTGCTCGTCGAGATTTGGTAAAAATGAAAATCATGCCGGAGCTTCAACCAAAGTTGGTAGATGGTAGCGAAGTATTCCCAAGATCTCGCTTCTGGATGTCATTGGAACAAAAACGCAAGTTTTGCCGAGTCATAAAAAATGCTAAGTTACCACAAGGCTATGCTTCTAATATTTCTCGTTGTGTGCAAGTCGAAGATCGGAAAATCACAGGCTATAAGAGCCATGATGCTCATTTTATGATGAATTACTTGCTCCCTATTGCCGTGATAACAACATTACCCAAAGATGCTGCTACACCGTTGATCAGACTTTGTGGTTTCTTCAAAGGCATATGGAGTAAAACTATTGATCCTGGACATCTCGACATACTCCATTCTGAGATAGTTGAAGCACTTTGCATGCTTGAGCGGATTTTCCCACCTGCCTTTTTTGACATAATGGTGCATTTACCTGTACATTTGGTGAAGCAAATTAAGTTGGGCGGACCTGTTAGTTCAAATTGTATGTATGGAATTGAGAGGTATCTTCATGAGTTAAAGTTGGATGTTCGAAACAAGGGTCGTCCAGAAGGCTCAATGGAAGATGGTTACCAAGCTAAAGAATGTATTGCTTTCATTGCTAGACATTTGAAACGATCAAACATATCCACACATGATGTTAATGAGTGCACTGTCTCACAATCATTTTTACCTAAGATAGGACGTCCTATCAAAGGAAAGGGAAGGACCTCAAAGAAAAAGCATTGTGGACACATGATTGATCGAATTACATGGGCACAAGCACATCGTTATGTCTTATTCAACTGCGATTGTGAGGACGTTGAGAGATACATAAA TGAACACAAGATGTGTGTAAGCAGTAAACGGAAGAGGAAATGGAATAGTGCACAAGACCATAACAAGGATTTTATCGATTGGTTTAGGGAAAAAGTTGAGTTGGAAGTTGAAGAAGGTCAAGAAATTATCTCGGACCATCTCGTATGGTTATCTAAAGGACCTTCTTATGTGGCCAAAAAACATACAGGTTACTCTGTTAATGGGTATAGATTCCATACAATGAAGCGTGATGCAAAGTGTGTAACTCAAAATAGTAGAGTCACTCTCACAGCAATAACACATAGCTTTGCGAGTTCCAAAGATCAAAATCCTGTAGTGGGAGACGTCAATTATTATGGTTCAATCCAAGACATTGTTGAGATATCTTACCATAGTCATTTTAGTGTTGTCTTATTTAATTGTGTGTGGTTTCACTCGGAAAAAGATGATGATGAACTTATTATGGTTAATACGAATAAGAAAATTTCTGAGGGAGAGCCATTTATCTTAGCATCTCAAGCACATCAA ATGAAAGCCAATAAGGCCAACTTTCCTAGTCCACACCATCAGGTTAGAGTTCCAGAATATGAAAGAATGCGGATGGAGAATTTGAAAATGAATGTAGACAGAATGACTGCTAAAGGTGCCGGGTTCTTAGCTAAGAAAATACTACAAGAAAAACTTCATGGTTCGGGTTTTcctaatggaaatggaaataacaTGGTGGAAGAGTCAGATGATGAGTCAACATCTGAGTACGATGGAGGCTGTAATGAGGATGAAACTACTTGCAACAtggaaattgaaaatttcaccCGTCATAAAAAAAG TTTCGCAGAAAAGCTTCTTCCTCCTGATTCTGTACAGGTGTGCTGTGAATGGTCTG CAAGCACATCCACTAGAGCTCATAGTGTGCAGCTGTGGCTTCTTGATTCTGCTCATCAGCAAGCAAAATATGAG GTTTTGGCTCAGTCCCCAACTATGGGTGATTTTGTGAAGAATAATAATCCCAAACAGAAGCATCATTAG
- the LOC110800525 gene encoding uncharacterized protein, producing MTYRKRVRATAETDATGSASKSLPSRTSSLSEAALQPTKKHATQSQPSQVPKSVIFGPFSPPGTTTSMVAPPCSSTAKSAQQAIWKTPPTGSASNSLEASTKNKIPPKITSKISIQPNIPPSKPLKYPSTSSGQIPPNMPPHVPPSSHTKTSPRDSQSQQKSVQEPKENSTKSKSLREYPDWRENVDFDDKEEVMTIDAKGNIGVASGPIQAIDVWSNNGVKYFVEFNDLCQPLRKGGQILVKFIGSLAKMEPYCPVGEMDWKDVDGALKGKLIDEIKDRFVIPDGSVYVTQILKRANKSWKQYKYSLKKDYYKPEEKTEEQVVREAVPRHGISGKEWVKLVRYWYSDKGKKLSECGKEARASQTQFHRSGSNSYANQQADYEDDHGVKMSLLALWIKTHSGKDETFLPNTLTEDFVDDAKAMVESLKTINPSKSQQELENEAFEDTMYGGKEPERPVGYGLGV from the exons ATGACTTATCGCAAGAGGGTTCGAGCTACTGCTGAAACAGATGCTACTGGATCAGCGTCAAAGTCGCTACCTTCACGTACCTCGTCTTTGAGTGAAGCTGCATTACAACCAACCAAAAAGCATGCTACTCAATCACAACCATCTCAGGTTCCTAAGTCTGTTATATTTGGACCATTCTCTCCACCGGGTACGACTACATCGATGGTTGCACCTCCATGTTCGAGTACTGCAAAAAGTGCGCAGCAAGCTATATGGAAAACACCACCTACCGGATCAGCATCAAATTCACTCGAGGCatcaactaaaaataaaattccaCCTAAGATTACTTCCAAGATTTCAATTCAACCTAATATCCCACCTTCAAAACCACTGAAATACCCTTCTACTTCCTCCGGTCAGATCCCACCTAATATGCCACCTCATGTGCCGCCTTCTAGTCATACTAAAACATCACCAAGAGATTCTCAATCACAACAAAAAAGTGTTCAAGAACCAAAGGAGAACTCAACAAAATCAAAGTCCTTACGGGAATATCCGGATTGGCGCGAAAATGTAGATTTTGATGACAAGGAAGAGGTTATGACCATTG ATGCTAAGGGTAATATTGGAGTGGCGAGTGGTCCTATTCAGGCAATCGATGTCTGGAGTAACAACGGCGTCAAGTACTTTGTTGAATTCAATGACTTATGTCAACCGCTTAGGAAAGGTGGACAGATCCTGGTCAAATTCATTGGTAGCCTTGCAAAGATGGAGCCTTACTGTCCAGTTGGAGAAATGGATTGGAAAGATGTCGATGGGGCTTTAAAAGGAAAATTGATAGACGAGATAAAA GATCGCTTTGTTATTCCTGATGGTTCGGTATACGTCACGCAAATTCTCAAGCGTGCCAATAAAAGCTGGAAGCAATATAAATACTCTCTCAAGAAAGATTACTACAAACCAGAGGAGAAAACAGAAGAACAGGTGGTCAGAGAAGCAGTGCCGCGACATGGAATTAGCGGTAAAGAGTGGGTAAAGTTGGTTAGATATTGGTATTCAGATAAAGGGAAA AAATTGTCAGAATGTGGAAAAGAAGCACGAGCCTCCCAAACTCAATTTCATAGATCTGGTTCTAATAGCTATGCGAACCAACAAGCTGATTAT GAAGACGATCATGGAGTAAAAATGAGCTTATTAGCCCTTTGGATAAAGACTCATTCGGGCAAGGACGAGACCTTTCTTCCAAACACACTCACTGAAGATTTTGTT GATGATGCAAAGGCCATGGTTGAATCGCTGAAGACTATAAACCCttctaagtctcaacaagaaCTCGAAAATGAAGCCTTTGAGGACACTATGTATGGTGGAAAGGAACCAGAACGTCCTGTAGGTTACGGACTTGGAGTTTGA